A single Streptomyces sp. Edi2 DNA region contains:
- a CDS encoding LysR family transcriptional regulator, protein MELQQMRYVVAVAETGGFTRAAERCHVVQSALSHQIARLEKELGARLFDRTSRRVRLTAAGEAFVPVARQALEAAERARAEVAAATGEVRGRLAVGAISTVAAVDLARELGAFRTRCPGVRISLQMEMSDRLLEQVRQGVLDVAFVGLVPGARTVGVREKELARGELVAVVPPGHPLAEREWTTLSRMARETFVDFTAGSAARRQRDEAFRAAGLTSEVAFEVTTVEFLAKLVRAGLGVGMVPEAIAAELGGLHIVRVRPAPERTERVVWSGLGPSPAAVAFLTGLGVDPG, encoded by the coding sequence ATGGAGCTCCAGCAGATGCGCTATGTGGTCGCGGTGGCCGAGACCGGTGGGTTCACCCGGGCCGCCGAGCGCTGCCATGTGGTGCAGTCCGCGCTCAGTCATCAGATCGCCCGGCTGGAGAAGGAGCTCGGGGCCCGGCTCTTCGACCGGACCAGCCGCCGGGTCCGGCTGACGGCCGCCGGTGAGGCCTTCGTGCCGGTCGCCCGGCAGGCGCTGGAGGCCGCCGAGCGGGCCCGTGCCGAGGTGGCGGCGGCGACCGGGGAGGTGCGCGGGCGGCTGGCGGTCGGTGCGATCTCCACCGTCGCGGCCGTGGATCTCGCCCGTGAGCTGGGCGCTTTCCGGACGCGCTGTCCCGGGGTGCGGATCAGTCTGCAGATGGAGATGAGCGACCGGCTCCTCGAACAGGTGCGGCAGGGCGTCCTGGACGTCGCCTTCGTCGGGCTGGTGCCCGGCGCCCGCACCGTCGGCGTACGGGAGAAGGAGCTGGCGCGCGGTGAACTGGTCGCCGTGGTGCCGCCGGGGCATCCGCTGGCGGAGCGGGAGTGGACCACGCTGTCGCGGATGGCGCGGGAGACGTTCGTCGACTTCACGGCCGGGTCCGCGGCCCGCAGGCAGCGCGATGAGGCGTTCCGTGCGGCGGGGCTGACGTCGGAGGTGGCGTTCGAGGTGACCACCGTCGAGTTCCTGGCGAAGCTGGTGCGGGCGGGCCTGGGCGTCGGGATGGTGCCGGAGGCCATCGCCGCCGAGCTGGGCGGGCTGCACATCGTGCGGGTGCGGCCGGCGCCCGAGCGCACCGAGCGGGTGGTGTGGAGCGGTCTCGGCCCGTCGCCGGCGGCCGTGGCGTTCCTGACGGGGCTGGGGGTGGATCCGGGGTAG
- a CDS encoding MFS transporter translates to MTGHIPEAAAGGPADPRPGLGRGTLLLMAVAAGLSVAGNYFAQPLLDVVGRDLQLSASTAALVVTVAQVGYGLGLLLLVPLGDLLERRRLAVTLTAATAVFLTVTASAPNAALLLTGTALTGLTSVAAQVVVPYAATLAAPAERGRTVGTVMTGLLLGILLARTAAGLVAELGGWRTVYWVNAALMLLMAVLLRLRLPALRTPAGLRYPALLRSTLALFAQEPVLRWRGALGALTFAGFSVLWTALAFLMSGPAYGWQESAIGALGLVGAAGSLSASVAGRLADRGLAHRVTGAAAFLLLGSWGLLAAGGSGGAWSLAALLAGVIVLDLSAQAVHISNQNLVYAVRPEARNRLNSAYMTSYFVGGAVGSALTSVVWGIGGWGGVCALGAALAVTVVGLWLADRLRRRRRAAGRSAEREPAGAGETADPVTS, encoded by the coding sequence ATGACCGGGCACATACCGGAGGCGGCCGCCGGGGGCCCGGCGGATCCGCGGCCGGGCCTGGGGCGCGGCACGCTGCTGCTGATGGCGGTCGCCGCCGGACTGTCCGTCGCGGGCAACTACTTCGCCCAGCCGCTGCTGGACGTCGTCGGCCGCGATCTGCAGCTGTCCGCGTCCACCGCCGCGCTGGTCGTCACCGTCGCCCAGGTCGGCTACGGCCTCGGCCTGCTGCTGCTCGTCCCGCTCGGCGATCTGCTGGAGCGGCGCCGGCTCGCCGTCACCCTGACCGCCGCGACCGCGGTCTTCCTCACCGTCACCGCGAGCGCGCCGAACGCCGCCCTTCTGCTGACCGGCACCGCACTGACCGGACTGACCTCGGTCGCCGCCCAGGTCGTGGTGCCGTACGCGGCGACCCTCGCGGCGCCCGCCGAACGCGGCCGGACCGTCGGCACCGTCATGACCGGGCTGCTGCTGGGCATCCTGCTGGCCCGTACGGCCGCCGGTCTCGTGGCCGAGCTGGGCGGCTGGCGCACCGTGTACTGGGTCAACGCGGCGCTGATGCTGCTGATGGCGGTGCTGCTGCGGCTCCGGCTGCCCGCACTGCGCACCCCCGCCGGGCTGCGCTATCCGGCGCTGCTGCGTTCCACGCTGGCGCTGTTCGCCCAGGAGCCGGTGCTGCGGTGGCGCGGCGCGCTGGGCGCGCTGACCTTCGCGGGCTTCAGCGTGCTGTGGACGGCGCTGGCGTTCTTGATGTCCGGCCCGGCCTACGGCTGGCAGGAGTCGGCCATCGGTGCGCTGGGGCTGGTGGGCGCGGCCGGTTCGCTGTCCGCCTCGGTGGCCGGACGGCTGGCGGACCGCGGCCTGGCGCACCGTGTCACCGGCGCCGCGGCCTTCCTGCTCCTGGGGTCCTGGGGCCTGCTCGCGGCCGGCGGGTCGGGCGGCGCCTGGTCGCTGGCGGCACTGCTGGCCGGGGTGATCGTGCTGGACCTGTCCGCACAGGCGGTGCACATCAGCAACCAGAACCTGGTCTACGCGGTCCGCCCCGAGGCCCGCAACCGCCTCAACTCGGCCTATATGACCAGCTACTTCGTCGGCGGGGCGGTCGGTTCGGCGCTGACGTCGGTGGTGTGGGGCATCGGCGGCTGGGGCGGGGTGTGCGCCCTGGGTGCCGCGCTGGCGGTGACGGTCGTGGGGCTCTGGCTGGCCGACCGGCTACGGCGCCGTCGCAGGGCGGCGGGCCGCTCCGCGGAGCGGGAACCGGCGGGCGCCGGAGAAACGGCAGATCCGGTCACGTCGTGA
- a CDS encoding nucleoside triphosphate pyrophosphohydrolase has protein sequence MNADASAADTGAGAHPEGTGTGRLVLLTTSHRVAPGLLSWPAWQILRGADRVLCADPDHPQLPYLREAGIEVETAAPAARELVDYCVPGGRTAVVLTSADGESALTDGLARLAGSGRETMPDLELLPGSYDLPGARLLDLVQVMDQIRAACPWSSIRTHRDLAKYGIEEAYELVEAIEEDDREALREELGDVLLQVVFHARIAQDDPDEPFSLDDVAGGIVEKLIRRHPHVFGEADAATPEDVRAHWLRVKAEEKQRDSVTEGVPLAQPGLALAAKLASRARTAGLEVAPPAGQGIGYELLALAMRAEAEGVDPEAALRAAARAYRDAVVAAEGEAGTGTGAV, from the coding sequence GTGAACGCTGACGCCTCTGCCGCCGACACCGGCGCCGGAGCCCACCCCGAGGGCACCGGCACCGGACGCCTGGTCCTGCTCACCACCAGCCACCGGGTCGCCCCCGGGCTCCTGTCCTGGCCCGCCTGGCAGATCCTGCGCGGGGCGGACCGTGTGCTGTGTGCCGACCCGGACCATCCGCAGCTGCCCTATCTGCGGGAAGCCGGCATCGAGGTGGAGACGGCCGCCCCCGCCGCCCGCGAACTCGTCGACTACTGCGTGCCGGGCGGCCGTACGGCCGTCGTCCTGACCTCGGCGGACGGCGAGAGCGCGCTGACCGACGGCCTGGCCCGGCTGGCCGGTTCCGGCCGCGAGACCATGCCGGACCTGGAGCTGCTGCCCGGCTCCTACGACCTGCCCGGCGCCCGGCTGCTCGACCTCGTCCAGGTCATGGACCAGATCCGCGCCGCCTGCCCCTGGAGCAGCATCCGTACGCACCGCGACCTCGCCAAGTACGGCATCGAGGAGGCGTACGAGCTGGTCGAGGCCATCGAGGAGGACGACCGGGAGGCGCTGCGCGAGGAGTTGGGCGATGTCCTCCTCCAGGTCGTCTTCCATGCCCGGATCGCCCAGGACGACCCCGATGAGCCGTTCTCCCTCGACGATGTCGCGGGCGGGATCGTCGAGAAGCTGATCCGCCGCCATCCCCATGTCTTCGGGGAGGCGGACGCGGCGACCCCGGAGGACGTCAGGGCGCACTGGCTGCGGGTGAAGGCGGAGGAGAAGCAGCGCGACTCGGTGACCGAGGGCGTTCCGCTGGCCCAGCCCGGTCTGGCGCTGGCGGCGAAGCTCGCCTCGCGCGCCCGTACGGCAGGGCTAGAGGTGGCGCCCCCGGCCGGCCAGGGCATCGGGTACGAGCTGCTGGCGCTGGCGATGCGGGCCGAGGCGGAGGGCGTCGACCCGGAGGCGGCACTGCGCGCGGCGGCACGGGCCTACCGGGATGCGGTGGTGGCTGCCGAGGGCGAGGCCGGGACTGGGACTGGGGCCGTCTGA
- a CDS encoding SurA N-terminal domain-containing protein yields the protein MFRRRTALSVSATAGLLAAAPLLAACGSGAHPGAAALVDGKRITVSQLQAKVKDVRAAQAKSPQGDQLVMNTGRLSLATLNGMIFDEVLARGAHDAGVTVSRRDVQRWRAAAEKQAGGAGRLKEMWLQQGIAPDEIDAMVRNQLLLDGVAQRLGADRGKPQGQQKLAQALAKTSRSMGIDVNPRFGKWDDQQVILGETKEPWITREPAKQQA from the coding sequence GTGTTCCGCCGTAGGACAGCGCTCTCCGTATCCGCCACCGCCGGCCTGCTGGCCGCGGCCCCGTTGCTCGCGGCCTGTGGCAGCGGTGCCCATCCCGGGGCCGCGGCTCTCGTGGACGGCAAGCGGATCACCGTCTCGCAGTTGCAGGCGAAGGTGAAGGATGTCCGTGCCGCGCAGGCCAAGTCGCCGCAGGGCGACCAGCTCGTCATGAACACCGGCCGGCTGAGCCTGGCCACCCTCAACGGCATGATCTTCGACGAGGTGCTGGCCCGCGGCGCGCACGATGCCGGGGTGACGGTCAGCCGGCGCGACGTCCAGCGGTGGCGGGCCGCGGCGGAGAAGCAGGCCGGCGGCGCCGGCCGGCTGAAGGAGATGTGGCTCCAGCAGGGCATCGCCCCCGACGAGATCGATGCCATGGTCCGCAATCAGCTGCTGCTCGACGGCGTCGCCCAGCGGCTCGGCGCGGACCGCGGCAAACCGCAGGGCCAGCAGAAGCTCGCCCAGGCACTGGCCAAGACCTCCCGGTCCATGGGGATCGACGTCAATCCGCGGTTCGGCAAGTGGGACGACCAGCAGGTCATCCTCGGCGAGACCAAGGAGCCGTGGATCACCAGGGAGCCGGCGAAGCAGCAGGCCTGA
- a CDS encoding MerR family transcriptional regulator, translated as MLIGELAERTGTSERLLRYYERAGLLQPGRLPNGYRSYDEGTEAAVQRIRALLAAGLPTRIIRQVLPCTTPEATVLPCPGILDALRTQLRTLDQRSAEIATARKILRQTITTAETAEAAKSPETAKLPETAKSPEAAETAAIAATVPAASWPEQAPR; from the coding sequence GTGCTCATCGGAGAACTGGCCGAACGGACCGGGACCAGCGAACGCCTCCTGCGCTATTACGAGCGGGCAGGCCTGCTGCAACCCGGGCGCCTGCCCAACGGATACCGCAGCTACGACGAGGGAACCGAGGCCGCGGTACAGCGGATCCGGGCCCTGCTCGCGGCGGGACTGCCGACCCGGATCATCCGTCAGGTGCTCCCCTGCACCACCCCCGAGGCAACGGTGCTGCCATGCCCCGGGATCTTGGACGCGCTGCGCACCCAGTTGCGGACGCTGGACCAACGGTCGGCCGAGATCGCCACGGCCCGGAAGATCCTGCGGCAGACGATCACCACTGCTGAGACCGCTGAGGCCGCGAAGTCCCCTGAGACCGCAAAGCTCCCTGAGACCGCAAAGTCCCCTGAGGCCGCAGAGACCGCGGCCATCGCGGCCACCGTGCCTGCCGCATCCTGGCCGGAGCAGGCACCGAGGTGA
- a CDS encoding TatD family hydrolase: MIIDAHSHVHDPVEQHLAGLDDAGVDRTVLFATRPHPERAVDLASLRREMSVLDNALAGRGNDADGYRTAWRELDEALAAHPDRFIGFGAVPLDLPEERIAAVVEREVVGRGLRGIGELTPPAGQAARIEPVLRAAHDHGGLPVVVHGFAPTTAEDLRTLARLATQYRAVPLVISQLGGVHWMEAIELVRDTPSMYLELSTAGLIFAVRMAVQEIPERTLFGSDAPYGDPLLARTTVERVTSPGEVRDRVLGGTVGQLLGIC, translated from the coding sequence GTGATCATCGATGCCCACAGCCATGTCCACGACCCGGTGGAGCAGCACCTCGCCGGCCTTGACGACGCCGGGGTGGATCGCACGGTGCTCTTTGCGACGCGCCCGCACCCGGAACGGGCCGTCGATCTTGCCTCGCTGCGCCGCGAGATGAGCGTCCTCGACAACGCCCTGGCAGGCCGGGGAAACGATGCCGACGGCTACCGCACCGCCTGGCGGGAGCTGGACGAGGCCCTGGCCGCGCACCCGGACCGGTTCATCGGGTTCGGCGCCGTTCCTCTGGATCTGCCCGAGGAGCGCATCGCGGCCGTGGTCGAGCGCGAGGTGGTGGGACGGGGACTGCGCGGGATCGGCGAGCTCACCCCTCCGGCAGGTCAGGCCGCACGGATCGAGCCGGTGCTGCGGGCCGCGCACGACCACGGCGGACTACCGGTCGTGGTGCACGGTTTCGCCCCTACCACCGCCGAGGACCTGCGTACCCTCGCCCGGCTCGCCACCCAATACCGAGCGGTCCCGCTGGTGATCAGTCAACTCGGCGGAGTGCACTGGATGGAGGCCATCGAACTGGTGCGGGACACCCCGAGCATGTACCTGGAACTGTCCACGGCCGGCCTGATCTTCGCGGTGCGAATGGCGGTCCAGGAGATCCCCGAGCGCACGCTGTTCGGCTCGGACGCCCCGTATGGCGATCCCTTGCTCGCCCGTACCACGGTCGAACGGGTCACCTCTCCCGGCGAGGTCCGTGACAGGGTGCTCGGAGGGACCGTGGGACAGCTCCTGGGTATCTGCTGA
- a CDS encoding DUF2079 domain-containing protein, translating into MDTAAVSAGGAPGRILGKDVGAVPPPRTAALAGSVPAPRSAPQPAGHEAAATGAPPPDRPGRLRRTAHRLRARTAPLRAPRFDPYWTAGFFFVAFALLALHHFRTLSASSWDLGIFEQAIRGYAHFRAPIVDLKGPGTNILGDHFSPVLIVLAPFYRLFPSPLTLLIAQAALFALSAIPVTRAAARTLGRVPGLAIGVAYGTSWGVQKAVDFDFHEIAFALPLIAFALEAVLRGRWTAVVCWAAPLVLVKEDLGVTAAVIGALALIRTRRASPLAIGLVAFGLSATAVTLGVLIPGFNGSGSYDYWSKFGADGGGLTIPLVTAVRTTLWVLLPTTGLLALRSPLLLVALPTLGWRFLSHEPHYWGIDWHYNAVLMPVVFLALIDALPGARVSARPWLRSYAHHLPAAVVAVALALTTTLPLARLTEGATYRTPPDVTAAEKLLARIPDGASVESDIRPLSRLAGRTRAFWIGDTGGLSPEYVAVQLRDNRTPRQALADAAARHPKSTYVILGGAGDLLVFHRTSAR; encoded by the coding sequence ATGGACACGGCCGCAGTATCGGCTGGGGGCGCCCCCGGACGGATTCTTGGAAAGGACGTCGGCGCGGTGCCGCCGCCCCGGACCGCTGCCCTGGCCGGGTCCGTACCGGCGCCCCGGTCCGCCCCGCAGCCGGCCGGCCACGAGGCCGCGGCCACCGGCGCGCCGCCACCGGACCGGCCCGGCCGGCTGCGGCGCACCGCGCACCGGCTGCGCGCCCGGACCGCCCCCCTGCGCGCCCCTCGCTTCGACCCGTACTGGACGGCGGGGTTCTTCTTCGTCGCCTTCGCGCTGCTGGCCCTCCACCATTTCCGCACCCTGTCCGCGTCCTCCTGGGACCTGGGCATCTTCGAGCAGGCCATACGGGGCTACGCCCACTTCCGGGCGCCGATCGTCGACCTCAAGGGCCCCGGCACCAACATCCTCGGTGACCACTTCAGTCCCGTACTGATCGTGCTCGCCCCGTTCTACCGGCTGTTCCCCTCCCCGCTGACCCTGCTGATCGCACAGGCCGCGCTCTTCGCGCTGTCCGCGATACCGGTCACCCGCGCCGCCGCCCGCACGCTGGGCCGCGTCCCGGGCCTGGCGATCGGCGTCGCCTACGGCACGTCCTGGGGTGTGCAGAAGGCCGTCGACTTCGACTTCCACGAGATCGCCTTCGCGCTGCCGCTGATCGCCTTCGCGCTCGAAGCGGTGCTGCGCGGGCGGTGGACCGCGGTGGTGTGCTGGGCCGCGCCGCTGGTGCTGGTCAAGGAGGACCTGGGGGTGACCGCGGCCGTCATCGGTGCGCTCGCCCTGATCCGTACCCGGCGGGCCAGTCCGCTGGCCATCGGCCTGGTCGCCTTCGGCCTCAGCGCCACCGCCGTGACCCTCGGCGTGCTCATACCGGGGTTCAACGGCTCCGGCTCGTACGACTACTGGAGCAAGTTCGGCGCCGACGGCGGCGGCCTCACCATTCCCCTCGTCACGGCCGTGCGCACCACGCTGTGGGTGCTGCTGCCCACCACCGGCCTGCTCGCGCTGCGTTCGCCGCTGCTGCTGGTCGCGCTGCCCACGCTGGGCTGGCGTTTCCTGTCGCACGAGCCGCATTACTGGGGCATCGACTGGCACTACAACGCCGTCCTGATGCCGGTGGTCTTCCTCGCCCTGATCGACGCCCTGCCCGGGGCCCGGGTCTCCGCCCGGCCCTGGCTGCGCTCGTACGCCCACCATCTGCCGGCCGCCGTGGTGGCCGTGGCCCTCGCGCTGACCACCACGCTTCCGCTGGCCCGCCTCACCGAAGGCGCCACCTACCGCACCCCGCCGGACGTCACCGCCGCCGAGAAGCTGCTCGCGCGGATACCCGACGGTGCGAGCGTGGAGTCCGACATCCGGCCGCTGAGCCGCCTGGCCGGCCGCACCCGGGCCTTCTGGATCGGCGACACCGGCGGTCTGTCACCGGAGTACGTCGCCGTGCAGCTCCGCGACAACCGCACCCCGCGGCAGGCGCTGGCGGATGCCGCCGCCCGCCACCCCAAGTCCACCTACGTCATCCTGGGCGGCGCCGGTGACCTGCTCGTATTTCACCGGACATCCGCCCGCTGA
- the cpt gene encoding chloramphenicol phosphotransferase CPT, whose protein sequence is MTTDVIVLNGGSSAGTSTLARALQETLPRPWLTFGVDTFIAALPPALMTSPDGLVLAPDGTVSVGPAFRALQTGWLHGIAAMARAGTGIILDEVFLDGGAGQDRWHRALDGLSVLWVGVHCDADTATARELARGDRVVGMAATQAALVHRGVRYDVEVDTAGSDAGVCARGIAAHVAG, encoded by the coding sequence ATGACCACCGATGTGATCGTCCTGAACGGCGGCTCCAGCGCGGGCACTTCCACCCTCGCCCGGGCCCTGCAGGAGACCCTGCCCCGCCCCTGGCTGACCTTCGGCGTCGACACCTTTATCGCCGCCCTGCCGCCCGCCCTGATGACCTCCCCGGACGGGCTGGTCCTCGCGCCCGACGGCACGGTCTCGGTCGGGCCCGCGTTCCGCGCGCTGCAGACCGGCTGGCTGCACGGCATCGCGGCGATGGCCCGGGCCGGCACCGGCATCATCCTCGACGAGGTCTTCCTCGACGGCGGCGCGGGCCAGGACCGCTGGCACCGCGCGCTGGACGGCCTGTCGGTGCTGTGGGTCGGCGTCCACTGTGATGCCGACACCGCCACCGCCCGCGAACTCGCCCGCGGGGACCGGGTGGTGGGCATGGCCGCCACCCAGGCCGCGCTGGTCCACCGGGGCGTTCGCTACGACGTCGAGGTCGACACCGCCGGCTCGGATGCGGGCGTTTGTGCCAGGGGGATCGCTGCCCACGTTGCCGGGTGA